The Yersinia intermedia genome window below encodes:
- the argA gene encoding amino-acid N-acetyltransferase, producing the protein MKERSTELVQGFRHSVPYINAHRGKTFVVMLGGEAIEHENFANIVNDIGLLHSLGIRLVVVYGARPQIDSNLAQHHYEPIYHKHTRVTDARTLEMVKQAAGLLQLDITARLSMSLNNTPLQGAHINVVSGNFIIAQPLGVDDGVDYCHSGRIRRIDEEAIHRQLDNGAIVLLGPVAVSVTGESFNLTSEEVATQLAIKLKAEKMIGFCSSQGVTDSEGNIISELFPNDAQKRIEDLEQEGDYNSGTVRFLRGAVKACRSGVRRSHLLSYQEDGALVQELFSRDGIGTQIVMESAEQVRRATINDIGGILELIRPLEQQGILVRRSREQLEMEIDKFTIIERDNLTIACAALYPFPEEQIGEMACVAVHPDYRSSSRGEMLLKRVADQARQMGLKKLFVLTTRSIHWFQERGFTPAEVEVLPIQKQELYNYQRRSKILLADL; encoded by the coding sequence GTGAAGGAACGTAGTACTGAACTGGTCCAGGGATTTCGCCACTCAGTTCCCTATATCAACGCGCACCGTGGCAAGACATTCGTTGTCATGTTGGGTGGCGAGGCGATTGAGCATGAGAACTTCGCTAATATCGTTAACGATATAGGTTTGTTGCATAGCCTCGGGATCAGGTTGGTCGTGGTATACGGTGCGCGCCCACAGATCGACAGCAATTTGGCACAGCATCATTACGAACCTATTTATCACAAACATACCAGGGTAACGGATGCTCGAACGCTGGAAATGGTGAAGCAAGCGGCTGGCCTATTGCAGTTGGATATCACTGCAAGATTATCAATGAGTCTCAATAATACCCCGTTACAAGGTGCGCATATTAATGTAGTCAGTGGCAACTTCATTATTGCTCAGCCGCTGGGTGTGGATGATGGTGTGGATTATTGTCATAGCGGGCGTATTCGTCGTATCGATGAAGAGGCAATTCACCGTCAATTAGATAATGGCGCAATCGTGTTATTAGGCCCGGTTGCAGTATCGGTGACCGGTGAGAGTTTTAACCTCACGTCTGAAGAAGTTGCCACACAGTTAGCTATCAAATTAAAAGCAGAAAAGATGATCGGTTTCTGCTCATCCCAAGGGGTGACTGACAGTGAAGGTAATATTATCTCTGAGCTGTTCCCGAATGATGCTCAAAAACGAATTGAAGATCTGGAACAAGAGGGTGATTACAACTCCGGTACAGTGCGTTTTCTGCGTGGCGCGGTGAAAGCTTGCCGCAGCGGTGTACGCCGGAGCCATTTACTGAGCTATCAGGAGGATGGCGCACTGGTACAAGAGCTATTCTCCCGTGATGGTATCGGTACCCAGATCGTTATGGAAAGTGCTGAGCAAGTGCGCCGCGCTACCATCAATGATATTGGTGGCATACTTGAATTGATTCGCCCACTGGAACAGCAAGGCATTCTGGTGCGTCGTTCACGGGAACAGCTTGAAATGGAAATCGACAAGTTCACGATTATTGAACGGGATAATTTGACGATTGCCTGTGCAGCGCTCTATCCGTTTCCTGAAGAACAAATAGGTGAGATGGCCTGCGTGGCGGTACATCCTGATTATCGCAGTTCTTCACGGGGGGAAATGCTACTAAAGCGCGTTGCTGACCAAGCTCGGCAGATGGGGCTTAAAAAGCTGTTTGTACTGACTACACGCAGTATTCACTGGTTCCAAGAGCGCGGTTTTACACCTGCCGAAGTAGAGGTTTTACCGATTCAGAAGCAGGAACTGTATAACTATCAACGGCGCTCAAAGATCCTGCTGGCTGATTTGTAG